The Acidimicrobiales bacterium genome includes a window with the following:
- a CDS encoding DUF3048 domain-containing protein, producing MLLRGVATPRPGVVTMRLGSPLLRVGLLLGLLGAAGCGFGGEANAPAPTLGTIGSTAVAPDDTSATAPDTATDGAAAEEESGGDAMPTTTTGMPTTTIITGWTGATHPLTGLPAVDGVADRPALAVKIGNNDTKSLPQIGIQSADVVYETHIENGVTRFLAIFQSEVPLTVGLVRSARSSDIDLIGNLNRPVFAYWGSNQGVGDEVAEAERQGTFVPVSTNGEGQAFFFRDKARGEAPYNGFLDAAALVASAPGGAPDALFDFGPLPSSAVTTKGIGWRTPRREIDWVWDHATARWLRFHRGVPLLDETGVQLAADNVLVLYVDYRTSDADLESPQSITTGSGDGWLLRDGTITGVTWSRPFIADRWSLADDDTGDRVNLRTGRTWVALARLGEGILLDPERIAELVG from the coding sequence ATGCTCCTACGAGGCGTCGCCACGCCGCGACCCGGCGTGGTCACGATGCGGTTGGGATCGCCTCTCCTCCGGGTCGGCCTGCTACTTGGACTGCTGGGCGCCGCCGGTTGCGGATTCGGGGGTGAAGCGAACGCCCCGGCGCCCACGCTGGGCACCATCGGGTCCACTGCTGTCGCCCCCGATGACACGTCCGCTACCGCCCCCGATACGGCCACCGATGGTGCCGCTGCCGAGGAGGAGTCGGGTGGCGATGCCATGCCGACCACCACGACCGGAATGCCGACCACCACGATCATCACGGGTTGGACCGGTGCGACCCATCCGCTCACCGGCCTGCCAGCCGTCGACGGGGTGGCCGACCGCCCGGCGTTGGCCGTCAAGATCGGCAACAACGACACCAAGTCGTTGCCGCAGATAGGCATCCAGTCCGCCGACGTGGTCTACGAAACGCACATCGAGAACGGGGTGACGCGCTTCCTGGCCATCTTCCAGAGCGAGGTCCCGCTCACCGTGGGACTGGTCCGGTCGGCCCGATCTAGCGACATCGACCTGATCGGCAACCTGAACCGCCCAGTCTTCGCCTACTGGGGCAGCAACCAGGGCGTAGGCGACGAGGTCGCCGAGGCGGAACGTCAGGGCACGTTCGTTCCCGTGAGCACCAACGGTGAGGGTCAGGCGTTTTTCTTCCGTGACAAGGCCCGGGGCGAAGCCCCCTACAACGGGTTCCTAGACGCTGCGGCGCTGGTGGCTTCGGCCCCTGGTGGCGCACCCGACGCCCTGTTCGATTTCGGCCCTTTGCCGTCCTCCGCGGTGACCACCAAGGGCATCGGATGGCGAACGCCCCGACGTGAGATCGACTGGGTCTGGGATCACGCCACCGCCCGCTGGCTGCGATTCCACCGCGGAGTGCCACTGCTCGACGAGACTGGCGTGCAGTTGGCCGCCGACAACGTGCTCGTCCTCTACGTGGACTACCGGACGTCAGATGCCGATCTGGAGTCGCCGCAGTCCATTACGACCGGATCCGGCGACGGCTGGTTGCTGCGGGACGGCACCATCACCGGCGTGACGTGGAGTCGACCGTTTATCGCCGACCGGTGGTCCCTGGCCGACGATGACACCGGCGACCGGGTGAATCTGCGAACAGGTCGCACCTGGGTGGCGCTGGCCCGACTGGGCGAGGGCATCCTGCTGGATCCGGAGCGCATTGCCGAACTTGTCGGCTGA
- the pdxS gene encoding pyridoxal 5'-phosphate synthase lyase subunit PdxS translates to MSDVTRSTGTQLVKRGLAEMLKGGVIMDVVDPAQAKIAEDAGAVAVMALERVPSDIRRDGGVARMSDPEMIEGIQEVVTIPVMAKARIGHFAEAQILQALGVDYVDESEVLTPADEAHHIDKWAFDVPFVCGATNLGEALRRISEGACLIRSKGEAGTGNIVEAVRHLRSILGDMRRITQADQAELFDWAKRLQAPLPLVQEIAETGVLPVPMFCAGGIATPADAALVMQLGAQSVFVGSGIFKSDDPAPRARAIVEAATNFEDPTMLAKVSRGLGSAMPGLEIGQLETRLADRGW, encoded by the coding sequence ATGAGTGACGTGACCCGGTCGACCGGAACCCAGTTGGTAAAGCGCGGACTAGCCGAGATGCTCAAGGGCGGCGTGATCATGGACGTGGTCGACCCCGCCCAGGCCAAGATCGCCGAGGATGCCGGAGCGGTCGCGGTGATGGCGCTCGAGCGAGTGCCGTCCGACATCCGCCGGGACGGCGGTGTTGCCCGCATGTCTGATCCGGAGATGATCGAGGGCATCCAGGAGGTCGTGACCATCCCGGTGATGGCCAAGGCCCGCATCGGCCACTTCGCCGAAGCACAGATCCTCCAGGCGCTCGGCGTGGACTACGTCGACGAGAGTGAGGTCCTCACGCCGGCTGACGAGGCCCACCACATTGACAAGTGGGCCTTCGACGTGCCGTTCGTATGCGGGGCGACCAACCTCGGTGAGGCGCTGCGACGGATCTCCGAGGGCGCCTGCCTGATCCGGTCCAAGGGCGAGGCGGGTACCGGCAACATCGTCGAGGCGGTCCGCCACCTCCGGTCGATCCTCGGCGACATGCGTCGGATCACCCAGGCCGACCAGGCCGAACTGTTCGACTGGGCCAAGCGCCTACAGGCCCCGTTGCCCCTGGTGCAAGAGATCGCCGAGACCGGCGTCCTGCCGGTCCCCATGTTCTGCGCCGGTGGCATCGCCACGCCGGCCGACGCAGCATTGGTCATGCAGCTGGGTGCCCAGTCCGTCTTCGTGGGCTCGGGCATCTTCAAGAGCGACGATCCGGCGCCCCGTGCCCGGGCCATTGTCGAGGCGGCCACCAACTTTGAGGATCCGACCATGTTGGCCAAGGTCAGCCGAGGCCTTGGGAGCGCCATGCCGGGTCTGGAGATCGGCCAGCTGGAAACCCGCCTGGCTGATCGCGGCTGGTAG
- the pdxT gene encoding pyridoxal 5'-phosphate synthase glutaminase subunit PdxT has protein sequence MKVGVLALQGAFVRHIQALDDLGAAATEVRTVGELSAVDALVLPGGESTTMSMLLDSSGLRTAVAERIDGGMPVLGTCAGMILLASHVADGRPDQRSFAAIDIDVRRNGYGRQVDSFESDLDVTGLDEPFHGVFIRAPVVDRVGNGVEVLASVDGRPVLCSQGSVVVTSFHPEMSGDGRIHGKFLDMAFAA, from the coding sequence ATGAAGGTCGGGGTCCTGGCCCTCCAGGGGGCATTCGTACGTCACATCCAGGCGCTGGACGACCTGGGCGCTGCGGCCACTGAGGTACGAACCGTGGGAGAACTGTCCGCCGTGGATGCCCTGGTGCTGCCGGGAGGCGAGTCCACGACCATGTCGATGCTGCTCGACTCGTCGGGCCTGCGAACAGCGGTGGCCGAGCGGATCGACGGAGGGATGCCGGTCCTGGGTACCTGCGCCGGGATGATCCTGCTGGCCAGTCACGTGGCCGATGGTCGCCCGGACCAACGGTCGTTCGCGGCGATCGACATCGACGTCCGACGCAACGGCTACGGCAGACAGGTGGACTCCTTCGAATCCGACCTGGACGTGACCGGTCTGGACGAGCCCTTCCACGGGGTGTTCATTCGGGCCCCGGTGGTCGACCGGGTGGGCAATGGTGTCGAGGTGCTGGCCTCCGTGGACGGTCGACCCGTGTTATGCAGCCAGGGTTCGGTCGTGGTGACATCCTTCCATCCTGAGATGTCCGGAGACGGACGGATCCACGGGAAGTTCCTGGACA